In the Telopea speciosissima isolate NSW1024214 ecotype Mountain lineage chromosome 2, Tspe_v1, whole genome shotgun sequence genome, one interval contains:
- the LOC122650048 gene encoding ras-related protein RABA6a-like, with translation MAYSFDDECDFLFKAILIGDSAVGKSNLLTRFARDHFRLDSKPTIGVEFAYRNIKIGDKVIKAQIWDTAGQERFRAITSSYYRGARGALLVYDITRRSTFDNLAKWLREIREFGDSDMVILMVGNKTDLGHAREISEEEGQRLAEKEGLCFMETSALENLNVEEAFLQLITRIHEVTSKKNLEAKANQVRTTTPSVGNSILNLDEVSATKHTGCCSW, from the exons ATGGCGTACTCCTTCGACGACGAGTGTGATTTCCTCTTTAAAGCAATTCTTATAGGAGACTCTGCTGTTGGTAAATCGAACCTTCTCACAAGGTTTGCTCGGGATCATTTCCGCCTTGATTCCAAGCCTACTATTGGAGTTGAATTTGCTTATCGGAATATTAAGATCGGTGATAAGGTCATCAAAGCTCAGATATGGGACACAGCCGGCCAAGAAAG ATTTAGAGCAATCACAAGCTCTTACTATCGAGGAGCACGAGGTGCATTACTAGTCTATGATATAACACGACGATCAACCTTCGATAATCTAGCAAAATGGCTGAGGGAGATAAGAGAGTTTGGTGATTCTGATATGGTGATTTTGATGGTTGGGAATAAAACCGATCTAGGTCATGCCCGAGAAatcagtgaagaagaaggacaacGCCTTGCAGAAAAAGAAGGTCTTTGTTTCATGGAGACATCTGCTTTGGAGAATTTAAATGTGGAAGAGGCATTTCTACAACTCATTACTCGAATTCATGAAGTTACTAGCAAGAAGAACCTGGAAGCAAAGGCCAATCAAGTTCGGACAACCACACCCTCTGTTGGGAATTCAATCCTTAACTTGGATGAAGTCTCAGCTACCAAACACACTGGTTGTTGTTCTTGGTAA